A part of Acidisarcina sp. genomic DNA contains:
- a CDS encoding tetratricopeptide repeat protein, producing the protein MGLRRCVKFVFLGAILAFAAVPGQCRSAGQGPTAALSTRYQQLKEASRLIAAGQLAAADSLLLRILRDYPNEARAIDLQGVIRAEQGDLSQAEERFRRAIEIDPTIAAAHGNLAHLLHTEHRDQAAMEEYEAALTQEPANTAAKAGLVEIAEQQSLAARKAGDNHQALAVLIEAKKYAPHEPRILFDFGLMALETGFNRDAEAALREAHTLEPENLNYLYGLARAEIELQQMPEAERLMRQYLSRMPDDATAHYGLGRVLQMLERNAEAKPEFTRSIALQPEQTEAYFQLGQIDLDEANFASATQYFEKALSFNPKHAGALTSLGIVAYRQKDYAKAEKYLKPAVEAAPTYQLAHYYYGLALGKLGEKEASEKELSISSRLIEEEHAQKKSYLQLQTAP; encoded by the coding sequence ATGGGTCTACGCAGGTGCGTGAAATTTGTGTTTCTTGGCGCGATTCTTGCCTTCGCGGCGGTCCCCGGCCAGTGCCGCTCCGCAGGGCAGGGTCCTACTGCGGCGCTCTCAACCCGCTATCAGCAACTGAAAGAAGCAAGCCGGCTGATTGCGGCGGGACAACTCGCCGCAGCGGATTCTCTTCTGCTGCGGATTCTGCGGGATTACCCGAATGAGGCCCGGGCAATTGATCTTCAGGGGGTGATTCGCGCCGAGCAAGGCGATCTCTCTCAGGCTGAAGAGCGCTTTCGCCGCGCCATTGAAATCGATCCGACAATCGCAGCGGCGCATGGGAACCTCGCACACTTGCTCCATACAGAGCATCGCGATCAGGCTGCGATGGAAGAGTATGAAGCAGCACTGACACAGGAGCCTGCGAACACTGCGGCGAAGGCCGGGCTGGTGGAGATTGCCGAGCAGCAATCGCTGGCTGCTCGTAAGGCGGGAGACAATCATCAGGCGCTGGCCGTCTTAATCGAAGCCAAAAAGTACGCTCCTCATGAGCCGCGCATCTTGTTTGATTTTGGCCTGATGGCACTGGAAACGGGATTCAACCGCGATGCCGAAGCTGCCTTGCGGGAGGCGCATACCCTGGAGCCTGAAAACCTGAATTATCTCTACGGACTTGCCCGCGCAGAGATCGAGCTACAGCAGATGCCGGAGGCGGAACGCCTGATGCGCCAGTATCTGAGCCGCATGCCAGACGACGCGACGGCTCACTATGGGCTGGGACGTGTTCTCCAGATGCTGGAACGAAATGCGGAAGCAAAGCCGGAATTCACGCGTTCCATTGCTCTGCAGCCCGAGCAGACCGAGGCATACTTCCAACTGGGACAGATCGATCTGGACGAGGCAAACTTTGCGTCAGCGACCCAATACTTCGAGAAGGCTCTCTCCTTCAATCCCAAGCATGCCGGGGCTCTCACGAGTCTTGGCATCGTTGCTTACCGGCAAAAAGACTATGCAAAAGCCGAAAAATATCTGAAACCGGCTGTGGAAGCGGCTCCCACCTATCAGCTTGCGCACTACTACTACGGGCTCGCGCTGGGAAAGCTCGGCGAGAAAGAAGCTTCGGAGAAGGAGTTGAGCATCTCCTCCCGGCTGATCGAGGAAGAGCACGCGCAGAAGAAGAGCTACCTGCAGCTACAGACCGCTCCTTAG
- a CDS encoding MerR family transcriptional regulator, with amino-acid sequence MPNQQPNRRASVKTEIPDKLYFRIGEVSRLCAVEAYVLRFWETEFSQLRPNKSGTGQRLYRKRDVEMALRIKRLLHEEGYTIAGARQILQAESRRKGGQPELPMPAMPIVLKPQDAPAGATKGQRAVPVEQMRRELRELLGILSVPPNTPETRTRNVKRFQAPAAKLFED; translated from the coding sequence ATGCCGAATCAACAGCCAAATCGACGCGCTTCCGTAAAGACCGAAATCCCCGATAAGCTCTACTTCAGGATCGGGGAGGTTTCGCGCCTTTGTGCTGTGGAAGCCTACGTTTTGCGCTTCTGGGAGACTGAGTTTTCCCAACTCCGCCCCAATAAGAGCGGGACGGGGCAGCGGCTCTATCGCAAGCGGGACGTGGAGATGGCGCTTCGCATCAAGCGACTGCTGCACGAGGAGGGCTACACCATTGCGGGGGCCCGGCAGATCCTGCAGGCGGAATCACGCCGCAAGGGTGGCCAGCCGGAATTGCCCATGCCCGCGATGCCTATCGTGCTGAAGCCACAGGATGCGCCGGCAGGTGCAACCAAGGGACAGCGAGCGGTTCCTGTGGAGCAAATGCGCCGCGAACTCCGTGAGCTGCTGGGCATCCTCTCGGTCCCGCCCAATACCCCCGAAACGCGCACGCGCAACGTAAAGCGCTTTCAGGCGCCTGCCGCCAAACTCTTCGAAGACTGA
- a CDS encoding carboxypeptidase-like regulatory domain-containing protein, translating to MTTKNYQAMVNVSCVNVYPSATMAPEHGARGSTGGRLLASPFQNSSRKGKRLHAAARVLAIIFCLLATFATANAQVNQGAISGVVEDGTGALIPNAKITAVEVNSGSKYETVSTSSGSYRLPNVNIGTYNITTVASGFSTANNTGVVVQVGTTTALTISLRVGAVNETVTIVSDAPTIQTESSDVGGVITPKQALDLPLNLNGSVVSGMRSPEAFVFLIPGTSGPGTANGNGGTFESKISGGQNYSTEVLLDGASTFRSENGSSFDETSPSVEALSEFKVTTSTLPAELGRTTGGVESFSTKAGTNSYHGVIYDLYKNEALDANNWGNNLYLAHYTTAAARAPYQRPKDKKNDYGLTMGGPLVIPKLYNGRDKTFFFFSWEQYRQTTGGTTISTVPTALMRQGDFSETLTNHIVDTNPCNGQPVYQGQIFDPKTTTTTASGALCRTPFPGNKIPAGYVLDSNSAAVAKNILAFYPAPQSSGLTNNFAYSWSFPILDTSMTVRVDQNLTSKQKLYFTFNSRDNTRTSTTPAFPSAAGAGRSQDFFTHYIRVGYDYAVTPSMLNHLNVGYNRTNSKNTGAGVRYGGGWDAKLGIANGGGRTFPAINVDGVHGLGDNVDGDTIDNGYRLNDTFNWVKGKHDFKFGVDLRYQIYNPLSDAGASGTINFNNFTTAGTVPSNGLSGNGFASLLLGQPGFGGLTAYAGQPKFLSPYYGVFFEDSYKLTPTLTINYGLRWDVDISRRESHDNMSNIDLKATNPDAGGLPGALVFAGKGAGRTGRTSERWVDTWYKDFGPRLGFAWSPKMFDNKTVIRGGGGIFYAGLLWADFGGFLRTGFQGNPAFSSPDGFNPAFNLGTGFPAYTKPPNLSPSQVNFQTPGYVDRSYGRPGMVNNWSLEIQQQVATDLILDVAYVGQRSTHLRSTFDNVNSITPDKFALGNLLAAPVGSPRAIAAGIKLPYLGYPTGQSVGQSLRPYPQFFNFNTDCCLENRGQAGFNALETSLQRRFRDGLNLLASYTWSKTLTNADSALPAFSSFHGGGQIQNPFDPKGEKAISNQDTPHTFVLSYLYELPVGKGKKFLSKGGIVDKVVGGWQVSGVQRYQSGQPLSFYCATGVPAFDGCIRYSRVEGQLLTSKAVRAGHFNPALQPAVFGADPYNALTNPDPYRYFNYQALIDPNTPSTVTSRGSYAFGTQPRTTGEVRSFRYLSEDFSIQKTTHITEKVNVRFQMDMIDAFNRHIFNRPNSGGPNDIFSFGYVDPTSMVNGPRNIQFLMKIQY from the coding sequence ATGACGACAAAAAATTATCAAGCGATGGTAAACGTTTCCTGCGTAAATGTTTACCCGAGCGCCACCATGGCACCGGAGCATGGCGCGCGTGGCAGCACAGGCGGGAGACTGCTGGCTAGCCCATTTCAAAACTCTTCCCGGAAAGGAAAACGTTTACATGCCGCAGCCCGAGTCCTGGCAATAATTTTCTGCCTCCTCGCAACCTTCGCCACCGCCAATGCTCAGGTCAACCAGGGAGCAATCTCGGGTGTGGTGGAAGATGGCACCGGAGCGCTGATCCCGAACGCCAAGATCACCGCGGTTGAGGTCAACTCCGGCAGCAAATATGAGACGGTTTCCACCAGTTCGGGCTCATACCGTCTCCCCAACGTCAACATTGGCACGTACAACATCACCACCGTCGCGTCCGGCTTCAGCACAGCGAACAACACGGGAGTGGTGGTGCAAGTGGGAACGACCACAGCCTTGACCATCAGCCTTCGCGTCGGAGCTGTGAATGAAACAGTCACCATCGTCTCCGACGCTCCGACGATTCAGACCGAGAGTTCGGATGTGGGCGGCGTCATCACGCCAAAGCAGGCGTTAGATCTTCCTCTCAATCTGAATGGCAGCGTCGTGAGCGGCATGCGTTCCCCGGAAGCGTTTGTCTTCCTGATTCCAGGAACGTCCGGACCTGGGACAGCCAACGGCAACGGCGGAACCTTTGAGTCAAAGATTTCTGGTGGGCAGAACTATTCAACGGAAGTCCTATTGGATGGGGCAAGCACCTTCCGTTCGGAGAATGGTTCGTCTTTTGACGAGACATCTCCCTCCGTTGAAGCTCTCTCCGAATTCAAAGTCACCACCTCGACCCTACCCGCAGAGCTGGGGCGTACAACCGGCGGTGTGGAGAGTTTTAGCACCAAGGCGGGAACCAACTCCTATCACGGAGTTATCTACGATCTCTACAAAAACGAGGCGCTCGACGCCAACAACTGGGGAAACAATCTCTATCTGGCGCATTACACCACGGCTGCCGCACGGGCTCCGTACCAACGCCCCAAGGACAAGAAGAACGACTATGGGTTAACCATGGGCGGCCCCCTGGTCATCCCCAAGCTCTACAACGGCAGGGATAAGACTTTTTTCTTCTTCTCCTGGGAGCAGTATCGGCAGACGACTGGCGGGACCACCATCTCCACGGTACCGACGGCTCTGATGCGCCAGGGCGATTTCAGCGAGACACTGACCAACCACATCGTAGACACGAATCCATGCAATGGTCAGCCGGTATATCAAGGCCAGATATTTGACCCGAAGACGACGACAACGACGGCCAGCGGTGCACTCTGCCGTACGCCTTTCCCGGGAAACAAAATTCCCGCCGGCTACGTGCTGGATAGCAACTCCGCAGCCGTCGCAAAGAATATCCTCGCGTTCTATCCGGCCCCCCAATCCTCGGGATTGACCAACAACTTCGCGTATAGCTGGTCCTTCCCCATTCTCGATACTTCGATGACGGTTCGCGTCGACCAGAATCTGACATCGAAGCAGAAGTTGTATTTCACCTTTAACTCTCGTGACAACACGCGCACCTCGACTACGCCTGCATTTCCTTCGGCGGCTGGCGCCGGGCGCTCGCAGGATTTCTTTACCCACTACATTCGCGTTGGTTATGACTACGCGGTGACACCTTCCATGCTCAACCACCTGAATGTTGGTTACAACCGTACCAACAGCAAGAACACAGGAGCGGGCGTACGATACGGCGGCGGGTGGGATGCGAAGCTGGGTATCGCTAACGGTGGCGGAAGAACATTCCCTGCGATCAATGTCGATGGAGTGCATGGCCTGGGGGATAACGTAGACGGTGACACCATCGACAACGGCTACCGCCTCAACGACACCTTCAATTGGGTGAAGGGGAAGCACGACTTCAAGTTTGGTGTTGATCTTCGATATCAGATTTACAATCCCCTCTCGGATGCCGGAGCAAGCGGAACCATCAACTTCAACAACTTCACCACCGCTGGAACGGTTCCGAGCAATGGTCTTAGCGGAAACGGTTTTGCCAGCTTGCTCCTCGGCCAGCCCGGGTTCGGTGGGTTGACGGCCTATGCCGGCCAGCCCAAGTTCCTGTCGCCGTACTATGGAGTCTTTTTCGAGGACAGCTACAAGCTCACTCCGACGCTCACGATTAACTACGGTCTGCGTTGGGATGTTGATATCAGCCGGCGTGAATCGCACGACAACATGTCGAATATCGATCTTAAGGCGACCAATCCGGATGCTGGAGGTCTACCCGGCGCGCTGGTATTTGCTGGCAAGGGAGCAGGGCGGACCGGCAGGACCAGCGAAAGATGGGTTGACACCTGGTACAAGGACTTCGGGCCGAGACTTGGTTTCGCCTGGTCTCCGAAGATGTTCGATAACAAGACCGTCATTCGCGGTGGTGGCGGCATCTTCTATGCTGGCCTGCTCTGGGCGGATTTTGGTGGTTTTCTCCGGACAGGTTTTCAGGGGAATCCGGCTTTCTCCAGCCCTGATGGCTTCAATCCGGCGTTCAACCTGGGAACAGGATTTCCCGCCTATACCAAGCCGCCAAACCTGAGTCCGTCTCAGGTCAATTTCCAGACTCCTGGCTATGTCGATCGTTCCTATGGCCGGCCTGGAATGGTGAATAACTGGAGCCTGGAAATTCAACAACAGGTGGCAACGGATTTAATCCTCGACGTTGCTTATGTTGGCCAGCGTTCCACGCATCTGCGCTCTACGTTTGACAATGTCAACTCCATTACCCCAGACAAATTTGCTCTGGGCAATCTTCTCGCTGCTCCTGTGGGCTCGCCTCGTGCCATTGCGGCAGGCATCAAGCTGCCCTATCTGGGCTATCCCACGGGACAATCCGTAGGTCAATCGCTGCGTCCCTATCCGCAGTTCTTCAACTTCAACACCGATTGCTGCCTGGAGAATCGTGGACAGGCCGGCTTCAATGCACTGGAGACGTCCTTGCAACGGCGTTTCCGCGATGGCCTCAACCTGCTCGCGTCCTATACCTGGTCCAAGACTCTGACCAATGCGGACAGCGCGCTGCCTGCCTTCTCTTCGTTCCACGGTGGCGGGCAAATCCAGAACCCCTTTGATCCCAAGGGAGAAAAGGCCATCAGCAATCAGGACACTCCGCATACGTTTGTCCTGAGCTATCTCTACGAATTGCCAGTTGGAAAGGGAAAGAAGTTCCTCTCGAAGGGTGGCATCGTGGACAAGGTGGTTGGTGGATGGCAGGTAAGTGGCGTCCAACGCTATCAGTCGGGACAACCGCTGTCCTTCTACTGCGCAACGGGAGTGCCGGCTTTTGATGGGTGCATTCGTTACAGCCGCGTGGAGGGGCAACTGCTCACCAGTAAGGCTGTACGCGCAGGGCACTTCAATCCTGCTCTGCAGCCCGCGGTGTTCGGTGCAGATCCCTATAACGCTCTAACCAACCCGGATCCCTATCGCTACTTCAACTATCAAGCGCTGATCGATCCAAATACGCCAAGTACAGTCACCAGTCGCGGTTCCTATGCCTTCGGAACGCAACCTCGAACTACGGGTGAGGTCCGAAGCTTCCGGTATCTGAGTGAGGACTTCAGTATTCAAAAAACCACGCACATCACAGAAAAGGTCAATGTCCGTTTCCAGATGGATATGATCGATGCCTTCAACCGTCACATCTTCAACCGACCGAACTCTGGGGGGCCGAACGACATCTTCAGCTTTGGATATGTCGATCCAACCTCCATGGTCAACGGTCCGCGAAATATCCAGTTCCTGATGAAAATACAGTACTAA
- a CDS encoding cytochrome c, with the protein MPKHVLVFAMAALFLPAIFGMAQQQDSVKKVPVKPTSPVSGKEMYGAYCATCHGTDGKGNGPAAAALKTHPTDLTMLAKNNGNKFPQDHIVSVLRFGSELPSHGSVDMPVWGPVLHSMNRSNSAEEQQRISNLTRYLKTIQQ; encoded by the coding sequence ATGCCAAAACATGTACTCGTATTTGCTATGGCGGCCCTGTTTTTACCCGCCATTTTCGGAATGGCCCAGCAGCAGGATAGTGTGAAAAAGGTTCCGGTCAAACCGACATCACCGGTATCCGGAAAAGAGATGTATGGAGCCTACTGTGCGACCTGCCACGGCACAGATGGAAAAGGCAACGGTCCGGCGGCAGCAGCGCTCAAGACACACCCAACCGACCTGACAATGCTTGCCAAGAATAATGGCAATAAATTTCCTCAGGATCACATCGTCAGCGTGCTTCGGTTCGGGTCAGAGCTTCCATCCCACGGCTCCGTGGATATGCCCGTATGGGGACCTGTACTTCACTCCATGAATCGGTCCAACTCCGCCGAAGAACAGCAGCGAATCAGCAATCTAACGCGATACCTGAAGACGATACAGCAATAG
- a CDS encoding tetratricopeptide repeat protein, with protein MRRMFRKGRFYTRAAYRLRLFQALCLPFLLLPLIGLAQSRTITPAAEQEMRLGTDAMHQGNPDEASRHFAEVTRLSPQFAGGHFNLGLAREQQGKYEESISAFHSALKLNPGLRGAHMFLGIAYYRLNDYPHALEAIQREVKVSPHDPKAFMWEGIIELGMDKSELAAESLDQAAKLAPQDIDILYHRGRAHLLVSKDSYDEMYKVDPNSFRVHEVLAQAYAESGRSMDAVAEYQAAIKLAPDEPGLYLKLGDVYLELTQLEKAEDAYASEVHRDPHNMTALYSLGSVRVQRAHYEEAVPLLREVLASIPENTGAHYYLAIAYTNLGQNIPAEEQFKQAIASSPRSELAQQSYYQLSRLYRSMQRMDDFRTAIAQFQQLKEERDSEKSRKLEERMKAHKEAGKDSAEK; from the coding sequence ATGCGACGAATGTTTAGAAAAGGGCGTTTCTACACGAGAGCTGCGTATCGTCTGCGCCTCTTCCAGGCTCTGTGCCTGCCCTTCCTCTTGTTGCCTCTGATCGGGCTTGCCCAATCCCGCACAATCACCCCTGCGGCTGAACAGGAGATGCGTCTTGGCACCGACGCAATGCACCAGGGCAATCCGGATGAAGCATCCAGGCATTTTGCCGAAGTGACGCGGCTATCTCCCCAGTTCGCAGGAGGGCATTTCAATCTTGGGCTGGCTCGGGAGCAGCAGGGTAAGTATGAAGAATCGATCAGCGCCTTCCACTCCGCGCTGAAGTTGAACCCCGGCCTGCGAGGCGCCCACATGTTTCTTGGGATCGCCTATTACCGGTTGAATGATTACCCTCATGCTCTTGAAGCAATCCAGCGCGAAGTCAAGGTCAGTCCCCATGACCCTAAGGCTTTTATGTGGGAGGGAATTATTGAATTAGGAATGGACAAGTCGGAACTGGCAGCCGAGTCTCTCGACCAGGCAGCCAAGCTGGCGCCGCAGGATATCGACATCCTCTATCATCGCGGCCGCGCTCATCTGCTGGTCTCCAAAGACAGCTACGACGAGATGTACAAGGTAGACCCGAATTCTTTTCGAGTACACGAGGTATTGGCTCAGGCCTATGCAGAATCCGGCCGCTCGATGGATGCCGTGGCCGAATACCAGGCGGCGATCAAGCTCGCTCCCGATGAGCCTGGACTCTATCTCAAACTGGGAGACGTGTATCTGGAACTGACCCAGCTTGAAAAGGCAGAGGACGCCTATGCAAGCGAGGTTCACCGGGACCCGCATAACATGACAGCGCTCTATAGCCTGGGCAGCGTGCGGGTCCAGCGAGCTCACTACGAAGAGGCTGTCCCCCTTCTGCGAGAGGTTCTCGCCAGCATTCCTGAGAATACCGGGGCGCACTACTATCTCGCGATCGCCTACACCAATCTTGGGCAGAACATTCCTGCTGAAGAGCAGTTCAAGCAGGCCATCGCCAGCAGTCCGCGCAGCGAGTTGGCGCAACAGTCCTACTACCAGCTCTCCAGGCTATATCGCTCGATGCAGAGGATGGACGACTTCCGAACCGCCATCGCTCAATTCCAGCAGTTGAAGGAGGAGCGAGACTCGGAAAAGTCTCGGAAGCTGGAGGAGCGTATGAAGGCCCATAAGGAAGCTGGAAAAGATTCGGCTGAAAAGTGA
- a CDS encoding oxidative damage protection protein: protein MAHMVVCARYKQEMEGLDEPPFDSELGKKIYENVSKKAWQDWGDHQKMLLNEYRLQPWTKEAQSFLVDQMQEFFFGGGGARPKEYVPPSA from the coding sequence ATGGCACACATGGTTGTTTGCGCGCGTTATAAACAGGAGATGGAGGGGCTGGATGAACCGCCCTTCGACAGCGAACTCGGCAAGAAGATCTACGAAAATGTCTCCAAAAAGGCGTGGCAAGATTGGGGCGACCACCAGAAAATGCTGCTGAACGAATATCGCCTCCAGCCCTGGACCAAGGAAGCACAGTCTTTCCTGGTGGATCAGATGCAGGAGTTCTTTTTTGGCGGCGGCGGAGCAAGGCCGAAGGAATACGTTCCTCCCAGCGCGTAG
- a CDS encoding NADH:flavin oxidoreductase/NADH oxidase — MNELGGLFTPFTLRNITFPNRIAVSPMCEYSSEDGFTNEWHLVHLGSRAVGGAGLVITEATAVVPEGRISPWDVGLWKDAHIAGLSRIVDFIHSQGVRAGVQLAHAGRKASTSRPWDAQGDNVVLPTAGGWENVVAPSAIAFKPGYAEPIALDRNGIDTVIQAFASAARRALAAGFDVVEIHAAHGYLLHQFLSPLSNHRTDEYGGSFENRTRLVVNVVDAVRQEWPLELPLFIRISATDWVEGGWSTEESVKLARLLKDHGVDLVDASSGGVVPNAKIPVGPGYQVPFAERIRREGGIPTGTVGMITSAQQADQIVLNGQADMVLLARELLRDPYWPLHAAVELKQSIAWPPQYLRAAEGIATQRQPVSSATTSLVAK; from the coding sequence ATGAACGAACTCGGTGGTCTATTTACTCCTTTTACGCTCCGCAATATTACTTTTCCCAACCGTATCGCCGTTTCGCCAATGTGCGAATACTCCAGCGAGGATGGATTTACCAATGAGTGGCACCTGGTGCACCTGGGAAGCCGCGCAGTTGGCGGCGCCGGACTGGTAATTACGGAGGCTACCGCCGTCGTGCCGGAGGGCCGCATCAGCCCGTGGGATGTGGGGTTGTGGAAAGATGCGCACATAGCAGGGCTCAGCCGGATTGTAGACTTTATCCACAGCCAGGGCGTACGGGCCGGGGTGCAACTGGCCCATGCGGGACGCAAAGCAAGCACATCCCGTCCGTGGGACGCACAGGGGGACAATGTCGTTCTGCCCACCGCAGGAGGCTGGGAGAACGTCGTCGCTCCGAGCGCCATCGCTTTCAAGCCCGGCTATGCCGAACCCATCGCGCTGGACCGGAACGGCATCGATACCGTCATTCAGGCCTTTGCTTCCGCGGCTCGCCGCGCCTTGGCGGCAGGCTTCGACGTCGTGGAGATTCACGCCGCGCACGGCTACCTGCTGCATCAGTTCCTCTCGCCGCTCAGCAACCATCGCACCGACGAGTATGGCGGCAGCTTTGAAAATCGTACCCGCCTTGTAGTCAACGTCGTGGACGCGGTGCGGCAGGAGTGGCCGTTGGAACTGCCACTCTTCATTCGAATCTCCGCCACCGACTGGGTCGAGGGCGGCTGGAGTACTGAAGAATCGGTGAAGCTTGCCCGCCTGCTGAAGGACCATGGGGTCGATCTGGTCGATGCCTCCTCCGGAGGAGTGGTGCCCAACGCAAAGATCCCAGTTGGGCCTGGCTACCAGGTACCGTTCGCCGAGAGGATACGGCGGGAAGGCGGGATCCCAACCGGCACGGTCGGGATGATTACCTCAGCCCAGCAAGCGGATCAGATCGTGCTCAACGGACAGGCAGACATGGTATTGCTGGCGCGTGAGTTGCTGCGCGATCCCTATTGGCCTCTCCATGCGGCGGTGGAACTTAAGCAGTCAATCGCATGGCCTCCACAGTATCTGCGCGCGGCGGAGGGCATCGCCACGCAGCGCCAGCCTGTGTCGTCCGCAACTACCAGCCTTGTAGCTAAGTAG